A portion of the Micromonospora tarapacensis genome contains these proteins:
- a CDS encoding recombinase family protein: MRILFDVLQGLDLGQPLPDGMKLAVSYLRVSTRAQTETDYNEDGLSLAAQREANQRKADQLGAVIVAEFMDKAESAKAADRPELQAMLQFVRELGNISYVIVDKVDRLARNREDDVLINIAVRQAGAQFVSSKENIDETPSGRLLHGIMATIAEFYSANLAMEAMKGMRQKAKFGGTPGLAPLGYRNVREHVDGREIRTVAIDPDRAPLIQWMFSAYATGEWTMSQLKDELERRGLRIPASRKRPARPVSIQHIDKMLVNRYYLGYVKFEGIWYEGRHPALVDTGTFEQVQAVRTARSAARDKPQRHPHYLKGSIFCGRCRGRLGVTNAKNRWGTVYPYFYCIGRARHRTCTQPAVLIADVEASVADYWTRVQLSDARVAAIREEVMAELVRRQQGNRSELERQEKRKKDLQNEQLKLIEMRYAEAIPLDLLKSEQERIARELAGTQQIIERCSTEIDAVLRVIEEALLLCANAHRLYLSATPDVRRQLNQAVFVRFWIIDDQVHGADLTETFAQLLAPDLTEQLAEIDDTNQNTQQARRGRQPRRHPAQSANLAVVRPSDAIQRPNGPLPADMQNPGHVDRGRGSNIHTLVEPRGLEPLTPTLPVS; this comes from the coding sequence ATGCGCATACTCTTCGACGTCCTGCAAGGGCTCGACCTCGGGCAACCGCTGCCGGACGGCATGAAACTTGCCGTCAGCTATCTACGGGTGTCCACCAGAGCCCAGACCGAGACCGACTACAACGAAGACGGACTGTCCCTCGCGGCCCAACGCGAGGCCAATCAGCGGAAGGCTGACCAGCTCGGTGCAGTCATCGTGGCCGAGTTCATGGACAAAGCTGAGTCCGCCAAGGCCGCCGACCGCCCCGAACTGCAAGCCATGCTCCAGTTCGTCCGCGAACTGGGCAACATCTCCTACGTCATCGTCGACAAGGTAGACCGGCTCGCTCGTAACCGAGAAGACGACGTGCTCATCAACATTGCCGTCCGGCAAGCCGGAGCACAATTCGTCTCCTCCAAGGAGAACATCGACGAGACGCCTTCGGGCAGGCTCCTGCACGGCATCATGGCGACCATCGCCGAGTTCTATTCCGCCAACCTCGCAATGGAGGCCATGAAAGGTATGCGCCAAAAGGCCAAGTTCGGTGGCACACCAGGACTCGCCCCACTCGGTTACCGCAACGTCCGCGAACACGTCGACGGACGCGAGATCCGCACCGTAGCCATCGATCCAGACCGAGCGCCGCTCATCCAGTGGATGTTCAGCGCCTACGCAACCGGCGAGTGGACCATGAGCCAGCTCAAAGACGAGCTGGAGCGTCGGGGACTCCGCATCCCGGCTAGCCGCAAGCGACCGGCCCGCCCAGTCAGCATCCAGCACATCGACAAGATGCTCGTTAACCGCTACTACCTCGGCTATGTGAAGTTCGAGGGCATCTGGTACGAGGGCCGCCACCCGGCGCTCGTCGACACCGGAACCTTCGAGCAAGTACAAGCTGTAAGAACGGCGCGGTCAGCCGCCAGGGACAAGCCGCAACGGCACCCGCACTACCTCAAGGGGTCGATCTTCTGCGGACGATGCAGGGGTCGGCTCGGCGTCACCAACGCCAAGAACCGCTGGGGCACCGTGTATCCGTACTTCTACTGCATCGGTCGCGCCCGTCACCGTACCTGTACCCAGCCCGCGGTGCTCATCGCGGACGTGGAGGCATCGGTCGCGGACTACTGGACCCGTGTCCAGCTCTCCGACGCCCGCGTTGCCGCCATCCGCGAAGAGGTCATGGCCGAGTTGGTACGCCGCCAGCAAGGCAACCGCTCCGAACTAGAAAGACAGGAGAAGCGCAAGAAGGATCTACAGAACGAACAGCTCAAGCTGATCGAGATGCGCTACGCCGAAGCCATCCCGCTCGACCTGCTCAAGTCCGAGCAAGAACGCATCGCGCGGGAACTGGCAGGTACACAGCAGATCATCGAACGCTGCTCCACCGAGATTGACGCCGTTCTCAGGGTGATCGAGGAGGCACTGCTGCTCTGCGCCAACGCGCACCGGCTGTACCTCAGCGCCACCCCGGACGTCCGCCGACAACTCAATCAGGCCGTGTTCGTCCGCTTCTGGATCATCGACGACCAGGTGCACGGCGCGGACCTGACCGAGACGTTCGCTCAGCTCCTCGCACCCGACCTCACCGAACAACTGGCCGAGATCGACGACACGAACCAAAACACCCAGCAGGCAAGGCGTGGCCGCCAGCCACGCCGACACCCGGCGCAGAGCGCCAACCTGGCAGTGGTGCGGCCCTCGGACGCCATACAGCGCCCGAACGGCCCGCTACCTGCCGACATGCAGAACCCCGGTCACGTTGACCGTGGCCGGGGTTCGAACATCCATACTCTGGTGGAGCCGAGGGGACTCGAACCCCTAACCCCCACACTGCCAGTATCGTAA
- a CDS encoding DUF2637 domain-containing protein gives MTVTAISAAVSSFSGLQSLAAATGWPEALSPLFPLTVDAYAMTATRIWLSGSTGSERARRFARWNAIMAIGLSLIGNAVWHLIAAQVLTISWVIVVLVGAVPPAVLGLLSHLAVLRGQEEPVPVSPARPGEPEQLPPPAIPVPSATPAAEQPRPVEDDHQDAAKDESGPTGRPQAEAVPPNEEDRQLAAAQAADNAYRAAHGRPITRDELRKVLRVSTERATALLRELKEGTSTNR, from the coding sequence ATGACCGTCACGGCCATCTCGGCGGCCGTCAGCTCGTTCTCGGGGTTGCAGTCGCTGGCGGCGGCAACCGGCTGGCCCGAGGCGCTGTCGCCGCTGTTCCCGCTGACCGTGGACGCCTACGCCATGACCGCCACAAGGATCTGGCTGTCCGGCTCGACGGGTTCAGAGCGGGCGCGACGCTTCGCCCGCTGGAACGCAATCATGGCCATTGGGTTGTCGCTCATCGGCAACGCCGTCTGGCACCTGATCGCCGCCCAGGTGCTCACCATCTCGTGGGTGATCGTCGTCCTGGTCGGTGCCGTACCGCCCGCCGTACTCGGGCTGTTGTCACACCTGGCCGTCCTGCGGGGACAGGAGGAACCCGTACCAGTGTCCCCGGCTCGTCCTGGCGAGCCTGAGCAACTGCCGCCACCGGCCATCCCGGTCCCATCTGCCACTCCAGCGGCAGAACAGCCTCGTCCTGTCGAGGACGATCACCAGGACGCCGCCAAAGACGAGAGCGGGCCTACCGGCCGACCGCAGGCCGAAGCAGTACCGCCGAACGAGGAAGACCGGCAGCTCGCAGCGGCACAGGCGGCCGACAACGCGTACCGCGCCGCGCATGGCAGACCGATTACCCGCGATGAGCTGCGGAAGGTGCTACGCGTCAGTACCGAGCGGGCTACGGCGCTCCTGCGCGAACTAAAAGAAGGCACAAGCACAAACAGATGA
- a CDS encoding tyrosine-type recombinase/integrase — MAGRRANGEGTIYRRGDGRYEGAVYLPTTSGRTKRVRVYARTRAEARDKLAETVAKTQRGLPMPDKVWRVGDYLEYWLENVVCANRRLTTYSRYEVTVRLHLKPSLGAQMLERLSVPVVQSFFNQKLEQGCSVRAAHIMREVLSAALTNAQREELTSRNVARLITLPTYEAGEIKPWTVDEASKFLEAVTGSAHYPIFAFMMLYGLRRGEALGLRWQDIDFDANEIRIRQQLQRVKGLLYQAPLKTKAGKRDLPLLGFTRQLIVAHRAQQELHRPGIEAQLELVFMSGAGTPIEPRNLSRSFERLCQLHGLRTIRLHDLRHTTATLLKNLGVPARDAQLILGHADISTTQSIYQHDDMESRRQSLGRIEKLLLSQQEFVGDGSRSRQISRQQPRYTRKLASLTTVIHGRSGGIRTPDPRFWSSNSTSLKDRLTSINLAVRGRRRAWILGCVAVKLAVKPDADNTDPIATREGSTG, encoded by the coding sequence ATGGCAGGCAGACGAGCCAACGGTGAAGGCACCATCTACCGGCGCGGTGATGGCCGCTATGAGGGTGCCGTCTACCTCCCGACAACCAGCGGGAGAACCAAGCGCGTCCGCGTGTACGCCCGCACCAGGGCAGAGGCCAGAGACAAGCTGGCCGAGACCGTAGCCAAAACGCAGAGGGGCCTTCCCATGCCCGACAAGGTTTGGCGAGTAGGCGACTATCTTGAATACTGGCTTGAGAACGTCGTGTGTGCCAATCGACGCCTCACAACCTATAGCCGATATGAGGTGACGGTTCGTCTCCATCTCAAGCCCAGCCTCGGCGCCCAGATGCTAGAACGCCTATCAGTACCCGTTGTCCAATCTTTCTTTAACCAGAAGCTAGAGCAGGGGTGCTCAGTGCGGGCTGCACATATCATGCGCGAGGTGTTGAGTGCCGCGCTTACAAACGCGCAGCGGGAAGAACTGACTAGCCGTAACGTAGCGCGACTCATCACACTGCCCACCTATGAAGCCGGGGAGATCAAACCGTGGACAGTCGATGAGGCCTCCAAGTTTCTCGAAGCAGTGACAGGCAGCGCGCATTATCCGATCTTCGCCTTCATGATGCTGTACGGCCTACGCCGAGGCGAAGCTCTTGGGCTACGCTGGCAAGACATCGATTTTGACGCCAACGAAATACGCATACGGCAACAGCTGCAACGCGTCAAAGGCTTGCTATACCAAGCACCACTAAAAACGAAGGCTGGGAAGCGGGATCTGCCGCTTCTCGGCTTCACGCGACAACTGATCGTCGCCCATCGCGCCCAGCAAGAACTCCATCGTCCAGGAATCGAAGCCCAGCTCGAACTTGTGTTCATGTCCGGGGCAGGAACACCGATCGAACCGCGAAACCTCAGCCGCTCTTTCGAACGCCTTTGCCAGCTACACGGTCTCCGCACGATCCGGCTACACGACCTTCGTCATACGACAGCGACGCTACTAAAGAACCTTGGAGTGCCAGCCCGTGACGCCCAACTCATCCTCGGCCACGCCGACATCTCAACAACGCAGAGCATCTACCAGCACGACGATATGGAGTCCCGACGCCAAAGTCTCGGGCGCATCGAAAAACTCCTGCTTTCGCAGCAGGAGTTCGTGGGTGACGGCAGTCGTAGCCGTCAGATTAGCCGTCAGCAACCACGCTACACGCGGAAGCTTGCTTCATTGACTACTGTTATTCATGGCAGGAGTGGAGGGATTCGAACCCCCGACCCTCGGTTTTGGAGCTCGAACAGCACCAGTCTTAAAGACCGGCTGACCTCTATAAATTTGGCTGTACGAGGCCGTAGACGTGCGTGGATTCTCGGCTGCGTTGCCGTCAAGTTAGCCGTCAAACCCGATGCCGACAACACAGACCCGATAGCTACCCGCGAAGGGAGCACCGGATGA
- a CDS encoding ImmA/IrrE family metallo-endopeptidase, with protein sequence MEVELIAELPDIEVEVLPELPLSGATDWVRDHWHVQINADDSLWRCRSTLAHEYKHILDDPFREELYPRWPRGAAMPPDLAERICDYFAGCVLVPRQWLYKAWDDGLRDPAKLASHFDVSESLIEVRMDQTKVSTRPIKYRWQRASRKAYQRSARLVRNATLHLGTKQTRTTTTRPAATNKLTKGEKNDFRNLCSSSATA encoded by the coding sequence GTGGAAGTTGAGCTGATCGCCGAGTTGCCCGACATTGAGGTTGAGGTACTACCAGAGTTGCCGCTCTCCGGGGCAACGGATTGGGTACGTGACCACTGGCACGTCCAGATCAACGCCGACGACAGTCTCTGGCGCTGTCGCTCGACCCTGGCCCACGAGTACAAGCACATACTTGACGATCCATTCCGCGAGGAGTTATACCCAAGATGGCCCCGTGGAGCGGCAATGCCACCAGACCTAGCCGAACGCATTTGCGACTACTTCGCGGGCTGCGTTCTCGTACCCCGTCAGTGGCTATACAAAGCCTGGGATGACGGGCTGCGCGACCCGGCCAAACTCGCGAGTCACTTCGACGTATCCGAGAGCCTTATCGAGGTTCGCATGGATCAAACGAAGGTGAGTACCCGGCCGATCAAGTATCGCTGGCAACGGGCATCGCGCAAGGCATACCAGCGCAGTGCGCGGCTCGTCAGGAACGCCACGCTGCACCTCGGCACCAAGCAAACACGCACGACAACCACACGCCCAGCGGCCACGAACAAACTAACAAAAGGAGAGAAGAATGACTTCCGCAACCTATGCTCATCCAGCGCTACGGCTTAG
- a CDS encoding helix-turn-helix domain-containing protein, which translates to MSKSENKNDAANAIPVTLGETIRQARERHGMSVRKLAEQLHMHQSYIYRVEQGLFKQPSPEKLQRIAKYLGLDYNDLCALAGYQAPELPAYLPYLRAKYDMTDEDARQLNAHFERLRQQRGIAERTNQS; encoded by the coding sequence GTGAGTAAATCCGAAAACAAAAACGACGCAGCCAACGCGATACCCGTGACGCTTGGCGAGACAATTCGCCAGGCACGCGAGCGACATGGCATGTCGGTGCGCAAGCTAGCCGAGCAACTACACATGCACCAGTCTTATATCTACCGAGTTGAACAAGGCCTTTTCAAGCAACCGTCGCCCGAGAAGCTGCAACGCATCGCCAAATACCTGGGCCTCGACTACAACGACCTTTGCGCCCTGGCTGGCTACCAAGCACCTGAACTGCCAGCCTACTTGCCTTATCTCCGCGCCAAGTACGACATGACCGACGAAGACGCCCGCCAGCTAAACGCACACTTCGAGCGACTCCGCCAGCAGCGCGGCATTGCTGAGAGAACGAATCAATCATAA
- a CDS encoding replication-relaxation family protein: MTPRASRPTPAFGRRARSGLVVALAEQLTEREWNVMETVNRLRLVTGLQLERLHFAELTGKSRSVVRWRVLKRLVDWRVLLPLPRRIGGGLHGSGQLAYALDTAGERLLRLRRNLRHDEERIRRPGEPGQRFVQHTLAVSELYVSLVERSRVDGFTVGEFLAEPAAWWPNGSGGWMKPDAYVALANADVTDHWWIEVDLATEAVPTLRGKFLAYTDFAHRGQLGPDGVLPRVLVTVPNGYRLDVMCGLLPKLPEPADELLTITLHETAPAALVNVLYAPDEG; the protein is encoded by the coding sequence ATGACTCCTCGCGCCTCCCGGCCCACTCCGGCCTTCGGCCGTCGTGCCCGGTCAGGGCTCGTCGTCGCGCTGGCCGAACAACTGACCGAACGCGAGTGGAACGTCATGGAGACGGTCAACCGGCTTCGCTTGGTGACTGGTCTCCAGCTCGAACGACTGCACTTCGCCGAACTCACCGGCAAAAGCCGATCCGTCGTCCGCTGGCGGGTGCTCAAGCGGTTGGTGGACTGGCGCGTCCTACTGCCGCTTCCCCGGCGCATCGGCGGCGGACTCCACGGTTCCGGCCAGCTCGCCTACGCCCTCGACACCGCAGGCGAACGGCTCCTGCGCCTGCGCCGCAACCTCCGCCACGACGAAGAGCGCATCCGCCGCCCCGGTGAACCGGGTCAGCGGTTCGTCCAGCACACCTTGGCTGTCTCCGAGTTGTACGTCTCGCTGGTCGAACGCTCCCGCGTCGACGGCTTCACCGTCGGCGAGTTCCTTGCCGAGCCTGCCGCCTGGTGGCCCAACGGCTCGGGCGGTTGGATGAAACCCGACGCCTACGTCGCTCTCGCCAACGCGGACGTCACCGATCACTGGTGGATCGAGGTCGATCTCGCCACCGAAGCCGTTCCGACCCTGCGCGGCAAGTTCCTGGCCTATACCGACTTCGCCCACCGGGGGCAGCTCGGCCCGGATGGCGTTCTGCCGCGCGTCCTGGTGACCGTGCCCAACGGCTACCGGCTCGACGTCATGTGCGGCCTCTTACCGAAGCTGCCGGAACCTGCCGACGAGCTGCTGACCATCACTCTCCACGAGACAGCCCCCGCTGCCCTCGTAAACGTGCTGTACGCCCCGGACGAGGGGTGA
- a CDS encoding helix-turn-helix domain-containing protein has translation MPAVLTIHEACAMLKISKWTLYRLIHARQLKTIKIGSRRVVPVESVRLLIDRLSEDNA, from the coding sequence ATGCCCGCCGTGCTAACCATCCATGAGGCCTGTGCGATGCTGAAAATCAGCAAGTGGACGCTCTACCGCCTAATACACGCCCGTCAGCTCAAGACCATCAAAATCGGCAGTCGCCGCGTTGTACCCGTCGAGTCGGTACGTCTACTCATCGACCGCCTAAGCGAGGATAATGCGTGA